Proteins encoded within one genomic window of Platichthys flesus chromosome 17, fPlaFle2.1, whole genome shotgun sequence:
- the znf384a gene encoding zinc finger protein 384a isoform X1, with amino-acid sequence MDDSHFNSSYFWSPIPTVQGQIENAMFLNKAKEQLGLEKANAASFSQSSTSSTSSPHYPMAVLAIPGSVDAGGGVRLVPKQEGSGGSAGGGGGGGHLHQTHTSQNVTVLPVPSTGIMTAAGLVITTSQGTLVPTASTQSFVAGPNTATTMIVSALHPSNTDKKQDFALPPAVVMPTPSKRGRKSKQVMSRVAGVGGVLPPGSDTLILAHLAAGGQHHTADPYDLSNDEDDHTSKDGPKSYRCRMCAVTFFSKSDMQIHAKSHTEAKPHKCPHCSKSFANSSYLSQHIRIHSGAKPYSCTYCQKTFRQLSHLQQHTRNHTESKPHKCPHCSKSFANSSYLSQHIRIHTGAKPYSCSYCQKTFRQLSHLQQHTRIHTGDRPYKCNHPGCEKAFTQLSNLQSHRRQHNKDKPFKCHNCNRGYTDAASLEVHLSTHTVKHAKLFSCGLCNRSYTSETYLMKHMRKHNPDPLTVAATVAAQQAQGLTPGGGGGRGRGRGRGRGGGAGRVSQLQSQNNPNNSNQNPNAGPQGSYQQSTEAVVQCPFDLHQYKTVAAGEIQYKPVSVADLPVVHKDLCLTVSTSAIQVEHMNS; translated from the exons ATGGACGATTCTCATTTCAACTCATCATACTTTTGGTCTCCTATCCCAACTGTACAAGGACAG ATTGAGAACGCCATGTTCCTGAACAAGGCAAAGGAGCAGCTAGGCCTGGAGAAGGCCAATGCAGCCTCCTTCTCTCAATCCTCTACGtcgtccacctcctccccccactACCCTATGGCTGTGCTCGCCATCCCCGGCTCAGTGGACGCAGGGGGCGGTGTTCGACTGGTCCCGAAACAGGAAGGAAGTGGGGGCAGCGCAGGGGGAGGTGGCGGAGGGGGGCACCTGCACCAAACGCACACCTCCCAGAACGTCACGGTTTTGCCTGTTCCCTCCACGGGCATCATGACTGCAG CGGGGTTAGTGATCACCACCTCTCAAGGCACACTGGTCCCCACTGCCTCCACGCAGTCCTTTGTAGCTGGACCCAACACTGCCACCACCATGATAGTGTCTGCACTGCACCCCTCAAACACAG ACAAGAAGCAGGACTTTGCCCTCCCTCCTGCTGTTGTAATGCCGACGCCATCGAAGCGAGGCAGGAAGAGCAAACAGGTGATGAGCAGAGTGGCGGGAGTAGGTGGGGTCCTTCCTCCAGGAAGCGATACATTAATACTTGCTCATCTAGCTGCTGGTGGACAG CACCACACTGCTGATCCATACGACCTGTCAAATGATGAGGATGATCATACTAGCAAGGATGGCCCCAAATCCTACAG GTGTCGGATGTGTGCAGTGACATTCTTCAGCAAGTCCGACATGCAGATCCACGCCAAGTCCCACACCGAGGCCAAGCCCCACAAGTGCCCCCACTGCTCCAAGTCGTTTGCCAACTCCAGCTACCTGTCCCAGCACATCCGCATCCACAGCGGGGCCAAGCCCTACTCCTGCACCTACTGCCAGAAAACATTCAGGCAGCTCAGTCACCTACAGCAGCACACACG AAACCACACTGAGTCCAAGCCCCACAAGTGTCCCCACTGCTCCAAGTCGTTTGCCAACTCCAGCTACCTGTCCCAGCACATCCGCATCCACACTGGGGCCAAGCCCTACTCCTGCTCCTACTGCCAGAAAACATTCAGGCAGCTCAGTCACCTACAGCAGCACACACG GATTCACACCGGTGACCGGCCGTACAAGTGTAACCATCCTGGCTGTGAAAAAGCTTTCACTCAGTTGTCCAACCTACAG TCTCACCGTCGGCAGCACAACAAAGACAAGCCGTTCAAGTGCCACAACTGTAACCGGGGTTACACCGATGCTGCCAGCCTGGAGGTGCacctgtccacacacactgtcaaacaCGCCAAGCTCTTCTCCTGCGGCCTGTGTAACCGATCCTATACCTCG GAGACGTATCtaatgaaacacatgaggaagcACAACCCCGACCCACTAACAGTGGCAGCAACAGTAGCTGCTCAGCAGGCCCAGGGCCTGACGCCAGGCGGAGGAGGGGGCAGGGGCAGAGGCCGTGgccgagggagaggaggcggTGCAGGCAGAGTGAGCCAGCTCCAAAGCCAGAACAACCCAAATAATAGCAACCAGAACCCTAACGCAGGACCTCAAGGCAGCTACCAGCAATCCACGGAAGCTGTGGTTCAGTGTCCATTTGACCTGCATCAATACAAGACAGTGGCAGCCGGTGAGATCCAGTACAAACCGGTGTCGGTGGCAGACCTGCCGGTGGTCCACAAAGACCTTTGCCTCACCGTCTCCACATCAGCCATACAGGTGGAGCACATGAACTCATAG
- the znf384a gene encoding zinc finger protein 384a isoform X4, whose protein sequence is MDDSHFNSSYFWSPIPTVQGQIENAMFLNKAKEQLGLEKANAASFSQSSTSSTSSPHYPMAVLAIPGSVDAGGGVRLVPKQEGSGGSAGGGGGGGHLHQTHTSQNVTVLPVPSTGIMTAAGLVITTSQGTLVPTASTQSFVAGPNTATTMIVSALHPSNTDKKQDFALPPAVVMPTPSKRGRKSKQVMSRVAGVGGVLPPGSDTLILAHLAAGGQHHTADPYDLSNDEDDHTSKDGPKSYRCRMCAVTFFSKSDMQIHAKSHTEAKPHKCPHCSKSFANSSYLSQHIRIHSGAKPYSCTYCQKTFRQLSHLQQHTRIHTGDRPYKCNHPGCEKAFTQLSNLQSHRRQHNKDKPFKCHNCNRGYTDAASLEVHLSTHTVKHAKLFSCGLCNRSYTSETYLMKHMRKHNPDPLTVAATVAAQQAQGLTPGGGGGRGRGRGRGRGGGAGRVSQLQSQNNPNNSNQNPNAGPQGSYQQSTEAVVQCPFDLHQYKTVAAGEIQYKPVSVADLPVVHKDLCLTVSTSAIQVEHMNS, encoded by the exons ATGGACGATTCTCATTTCAACTCATCATACTTTTGGTCTCCTATCCCAACTGTACAAGGACAG ATTGAGAACGCCATGTTCCTGAACAAGGCAAAGGAGCAGCTAGGCCTGGAGAAGGCCAATGCAGCCTCCTTCTCTCAATCCTCTACGtcgtccacctcctccccccactACCCTATGGCTGTGCTCGCCATCCCCGGCTCAGTGGACGCAGGGGGCGGTGTTCGACTGGTCCCGAAACAGGAAGGAAGTGGGGGCAGCGCAGGGGGAGGTGGCGGAGGGGGGCACCTGCACCAAACGCACACCTCCCAGAACGTCACGGTTTTGCCTGTTCCCTCCACGGGCATCATGACTGCAG CGGGGTTAGTGATCACCACCTCTCAAGGCACACTGGTCCCCACTGCCTCCACGCAGTCCTTTGTAGCTGGACCCAACACTGCCACCACCATGATAGTGTCTGCACTGCACCCCTCAAACACAG ACAAGAAGCAGGACTTTGCCCTCCCTCCTGCTGTTGTAATGCCGACGCCATCGAAGCGAGGCAGGAAGAGCAAACAGGTGATGAGCAGAGTGGCGGGAGTAGGTGGGGTCCTTCCTCCAGGAAGCGATACATTAATACTTGCTCATCTAGCTGCTGGTGGACAG CACCACACTGCTGATCCATACGACCTGTCAAATGATGAGGATGATCATACTAGCAAGGATGGCCCCAAATCCTACAG GTGTCGGATGTGTGCAGTGACATTCTTCAGCAAGTCCGACATGCAGATCCACGCCAAGTCCCACACCGAGGCCAAGCCCCACAAGTGCCCCCACTGCTCCAAGTCGTTTGCCAACTCCAGCTACCTGTCCCAGCACATCCGCATCCACAGCGGGGCCAAGCCCTACTCCTGCACCTACTGCCAGAAAACATTCAGGCAGCTCAGTCACCTACAGCAGCACACACG GATTCACACCGGTGACCGGCCGTACAAGTGTAACCATCCTGGCTGTGAAAAAGCTTTCACTCAGTTGTCCAACCTACAG TCTCACCGTCGGCAGCACAACAAAGACAAGCCGTTCAAGTGCCACAACTGTAACCGGGGTTACACCGATGCTGCCAGCCTGGAGGTGCacctgtccacacacactgtcaaacaCGCCAAGCTCTTCTCCTGCGGCCTGTGTAACCGATCCTATACCTCG GAGACGTATCtaatgaaacacatgaggaagcACAACCCCGACCCACTAACAGTGGCAGCAACAGTAGCTGCTCAGCAGGCCCAGGGCCTGACGCCAGGCGGAGGAGGGGGCAGGGGCAGAGGCCGTGgccgagggagaggaggcggTGCAGGCAGAGTGAGCCAGCTCCAAAGCCAGAACAACCCAAATAATAGCAACCAGAACCCTAACGCAGGACCTCAAGGCAGCTACCAGCAATCCACGGAAGCTGTGGTTCAGTGTCCATTTGACCTGCATCAATACAAGACAGTGGCAGCCGGTGAGATCCAGTACAAACCGGTGTCGGTGGCAGACCTGCCGGTGGTCCACAAAGACCTTTGCCTCACCGTCTCCACATCAGCCATACAGGTGGAGCACATGAACTCATAG
- the flot1a gene encoding flotillin-1a, which yields MFYTCGPNEAMVVSGFCRSPPLMIPGGRVFVFPCIQQIQRISLNTLTLNVKSDKVYTRHGVPISVTGIAQMKIQGQNKQMLAAACQMFMGKSEPEIAHIALETLEGHQRAIIAHLTVEEIYKDRKKFSEQVFKVASSDLVNMGISVVSYTLKDVHDDQDYLHSLGKGRTAQVQKDARMGEAQFKRDAVIREAHAMQEKVSAQYKNEIEMAKSQRDYELKKAAYDIEVNTKKAESEMAYQLQVAKTKQRIEEEKMQVQVVERTQLIMLQEQEISRREKELEAKVKKPAEAERYRLEKLAEAQRLKLIMEAEAEAESIRIKAEAEAFSVEAKGRAEAEQMSKKAEAFQQYKDGAMVDMLLEKLPLMAEEISKPLSEANKVIMVSSGGGEVGAAKLAGEVLDVMTRLPEAVENLTGISISLATSRTG from the exons atgttCTACACCTGTGGTCCCAACGAGGCTATGGTGGTGTCAG GTTTCTGTCGGTCTCCTCCACTGATGATACCTGGAGGCCGAGTGTTCGTCTTCCCGTGTATTCAGCAGATACAGAG GATTTCCCTGAACACTCTGACTCTGAATGTGAAGAGCGATAAAGTCTACACTCGCCACGGAGTGCCCATCTCCGTCACAGGGATAGCCCAG ATGAAGATCCAGGGTCAGAATAAACAGATGCTGGCTGCAGCCTGCCAGATGTTCATGGGGAAGTCAGAGCCGGAGATTGCTCATATCGCCTTGGAGACACTGGAGGGGCACCAGCGCGCCATCATCGCCCACCTGACCGTCGAG GAGATCTACAAGGACCGGAAGAAGTTCTCCGAGCAGGTTTTCAAGGTGGCGTCCTCAGACCTGGTCAACATGGGCATCAGCGTGGTCAGCTACACGCTCAAAGATGTTCACGACGATCAG GATTACCTGCATTCCCTGGGAAAAGGTCGCACAGCCCAGGTGCAGAAAGACGCTCGCATGGGAGAGGCCCAGTTCAAGAGAGATGCTGTAATCAGG gaagcCCACGCGATGCAGGAGAAAGTCTCTGCTCAGTACAAGAATGAGATCGAGATGGCCAAGTCCCAGAGGGACTATGAGCTGAAGAAAGCAGCCTATGACATTGAGGTCAACACTAAGAAGGCTGAGTCGGAGATGGCCTATCAGCTGCAG GTGGCGAAGACGAAGCAGCGCatcgaggaggagaagatgcagGTGCAGGTTGTGGAGAGGACGCAGCTGATCAtgctgcaggagcaggagatcTCCCGcagggagaaggagctggaggccaAGGTGAAGAAACCTGCAGAGGCTGAGCGCTACCGTCTGGAGAAACTCGCCGAAGCTCAGCG tCTTAAGTTGATCATGGAGGCAGAAGCTGAAGCAGAATCCATCAGG ATTAAAGCAGAGGCTGAGGCGTTTTCAGTTGAGGCCAAAGGTcgagcagaggcagagcagatGTCAAAGAAGGCGGAGGCCTTCCAGCAGTACAAGGATGGAGCCATGGTGGACATGCTGCTGGAGAAACTGCCTCTG ATGGCAGAGGAGATCAGCAAGCCTCTGAGTGAGGCCAACAAAGTTATCATGGTTTCCAGTGGAGGAGGCGAAGTGGGCGCAGCCAAACTGGCGGGAGAGGTGTTGGACGTCATGACCCGCCTCCCTGAGGCCGTGGAGAACCTGACCGGAATCAGCATCTCCCTG GCGACCTCTCGTACAGGGTGA
- the znf384a gene encoding zinc finger protein 384a isoform X3 — translation MDDSHFNSSYFWSPIPTVQGQIENAMFLNKAKEQLGLEKANAASFSQSSTSSTSSPHYPMAVLAIPGSVDAGGGVRLVPKQEGSGGSAGGGGGGGHLHQTHTSQNVTVLPVPSTGIMTADKKQDFALPPAVVMPTPSKRGRKSKQVMSRVAGVGGVLPPGSDTLILAHLAAGGQHHTADPYDLSNDEDDHTSKDGPKSYRCRMCAVTFFSKSDMQIHAKSHTEAKPHKCPHCSKSFANSSYLSQHIRIHSGAKPYSCTYCQKTFRQLSHLQQHTRNHTESKPHKCPHCSKSFANSSYLSQHIRIHTGAKPYSCSYCQKTFRQLSHLQQHTRIHTGDRPYKCNHPGCEKAFTQLSNLQSHRRQHNKDKPFKCHNCNRGYTDAASLEVHLSTHTVKHAKLFSCGLCNRSYTSETYLMKHMRKHNPDPLTVAATVAAQQAQGLTPGGGGGRGRGRGRGRGGGAGRVSQLQSQNNPNNSNQNPNAGPQGSYQQSTEAVVQCPFDLHQYKTVAAGEIQYKPVSVADLPVVHKDLCLTVSTSAIQVEHMNS, via the exons ATGGACGATTCTCATTTCAACTCATCATACTTTTGGTCTCCTATCCCAACTGTACAAGGACAG ATTGAGAACGCCATGTTCCTGAACAAGGCAAAGGAGCAGCTAGGCCTGGAGAAGGCCAATGCAGCCTCCTTCTCTCAATCCTCTACGtcgtccacctcctccccccactACCCTATGGCTGTGCTCGCCATCCCCGGCTCAGTGGACGCAGGGGGCGGTGTTCGACTGGTCCCGAAACAGGAAGGAAGTGGGGGCAGCGCAGGGGGAGGTGGCGGAGGGGGGCACCTGCACCAAACGCACACCTCCCAGAACGTCACGGTTTTGCCTGTTCCCTCCACGGGCATCATGACTGCAG ACAAGAAGCAGGACTTTGCCCTCCCTCCTGCTGTTGTAATGCCGACGCCATCGAAGCGAGGCAGGAAGAGCAAACAGGTGATGAGCAGAGTGGCGGGAGTAGGTGGGGTCCTTCCTCCAGGAAGCGATACATTAATACTTGCTCATCTAGCTGCTGGTGGACAG CACCACACTGCTGATCCATACGACCTGTCAAATGATGAGGATGATCATACTAGCAAGGATGGCCCCAAATCCTACAG GTGTCGGATGTGTGCAGTGACATTCTTCAGCAAGTCCGACATGCAGATCCACGCCAAGTCCCACACCGAGGCCAAGCCCCACAAGTGCCCCCACTGCTCCAAGTCGTTTGCCAACTCCAGCTACCTGTCCCAGCACATCCGCATCCACAGCGGGGCCAAGCCCTACTCCTGCACCTACTGCCAGAAAACATTCAGGCAGCTCAGTCACCTACAGCAGCACACACG AAACCACACTGAGTCCAAGCCCCACAAGTGTCCCCACTGCTCCAAGTCGTTTGCCAACTCCAGCTACCTGTCCCAGCACATCCGCATCCACACTGGGGCCAAGCCCTACTCCTGCTCCTACTGCCAGAAAACATTCAGGCAGCTCAGTCACCTACAGCAGCACACACG GATTCACACCGGTGACCGGCCGTACAAGTGTAACCATCCTGGCTGTGAAAAAGCTTTCACTCAGTTGTCCAACCTACAG TCTCACCGTCGGCAGCACAACAAAGACAAGCCGTTCAAGTGCCACAACTGTAACCGGGGTTACACCGATGCTGCCAGCCTGGAGGTGCacctgtccacacacactgtcaaacaCGCCAAGCTCTTCTCCTGCGGCCTGTGTAACCGATCCTATACCTCG GAGACGTATCtaatgaaacacatgaggaagcACAACCCCGACCCACTAACAGTGGCAGCAACAGTAGCTGCTCAGCAGGCCCAGGGCCTGACGCCAGGCGGAGGAGGGGGCAGGGGCAGAGGCCGTGgccgagggagaggaggcggTGCAGGCAGAGTGAGCCAGCTCCAAAGCCAGAACAACCCAAATAATAGCAACCAGAACCCTAACGCAGGACCTCAAGGCAGCTACCAGCAATCCACGGAAGCTGTGGTTCAGTGTCCATTTGACCTGCATCAATACAAGACAGTGGCAGCCGGTGAGATCCAGTACAAACCGGTGTCGGTGGCAGACCTGCCGGTGGTCCACAAAGACCTTTGCCTCACCGTCTCCACATCAGCCATACAGGTGGAGCACATGAACTCATAG
- the kifc1 gene encoding kinesin-like protein KIFC1 encodes MSRLPVMSSKRVLTSSSGSENGPDCAPAQKRTRKDPEPFKPQAAATVIGGKQRPVAAARAPLLKPVRSMGAATVAAGPSRGVLKPSVAATSAKAGNVKQPVAATGAKAGGGAANKRHAWDLKGKVSDMEGKIRNYQTKFKSVNQENEALKGSMTQSRTRVEVMEKELEKQRNQISDYEEELQALSGVRDELEQVSCDKSTLQKELSNLEGKYKVMETLRDSQETELQTLKMKLSVQETTLTRVQGTLRDTEEEVRCLKETMVQQKDDLHAGEMERRRLHNAIQELKGNIRVFCRVRPLVGGGLSKQIQLPASDNKMITLAKTEESHTGKTADTQKSYNFNFDRVFSPDSSQQEVFEEISLLVQSALDGYNVCCFAYGQTGSGKTYTMEGDEFDQTRGVIPRAVQQIFKAAEKLGAQGWEFTFTASFVEIYNETLKDLLYTGKASKRPEHEIRKSTNNEVTITNLTYEKVSNEDQVLGLIALANQNRSTAQTAQNDRSSRSHSVFQLDIEGVNSGRDVKCKSTLCLVDLAGSERMVKSQSQGERFKEMTAINGSLSNLGLVITALANKESYVPYRNSKLTYLLQGCLGGNSKTLMFVNIAPEADSFGETLNSLRFASKVNDCVIGTASANRK; translated from the exons ATGTCCCGTTTACCGGTGATGTCCAGTAAGAGAGTCCtcaccagcagcagcggctcAGAGAATGGCCCGGACTGTGCTCCTGCTCAG aagaGGACTCGGAAGGACCCAGAGCCGTTCAAACCACAGGCGGCAGCGACAGTCATCGGTGGGAAGCAGCGGCCTGTTGCTGCAGCCAGGGCCCCTCTTT TGAAGCCAGTCAGGAGCATGGGAGCTGCCACCGTGGCTGCTGGTCCTTCCAGAG GTGTCCTAAAACCATCTGTAGCAGCAACTTCAGCAAAGGCAGGCAATGTGAAACAACCAGTTGCAGCCACTGGGGCAAAAGCAG GTGGAGGCGCCGCCAATAAACGGCATGCGTGGGACCTGAAGGGCAAGGTCAGCGACATGGAGGGTAAGATCCGTAACTACCAGACCAAGTTCAAATCTGTCAACCAGGAGAATGAGGCTCTGAAAGGCTCCATGACCCAGAGTCGGACAAGAGTGGAAGTAATGGAGAAAGAGCTAGAAAAGCAGAGAAACCAGATCAG TGACTacgaagaggagctgcaggcccTGTCAGGGGTCCGGGATGAGTTGGAGCAAGTGTCTTGTGATAAGAGCACTCTTCAAAAGGAGCTGTCCAACTTGGAGGGCAAATACAAGGTCATGGAGACGCTCAGAGACAGTCAAGAGACAGAGCTACAAACTCTTAAG ATGAAGCTCTCAGTGCAGGAAACAACTCTGACCCGCGTGCAGGGAACCCTCAGAGACACTGAAGAAGAAGTCCGCTGTCTCAAAGAGACCATGGTCCAGCAAAAAGACGACCTTCATGCCGGTGAAATGGAGCGCAGGCGGCTCCACAATGCCATTCAGGAGCTCAAG GGCAACATCAGGGTTTTTTGCAGAGTGCGtccactggttggtggaggcctCAGCAAGCAGATCCAGCTCCCGGCCAGTGACAACAAGATGATAACTCTGGCCAAAACAGAGGAG TCTCATACAGGCAAAACTGCTGACACTCAGAAGAGTTACAACTTCAACTTTGACCGTGTGTTTAGCCCCGATTCCTCACAACAAGAG GTCTTTGAGGAGATCTCTCTGCTGGTGCAGTCAGCATTGGACGGCTACAACGTCTGCTGCTTTGCCTATggccagacaggaagtggaaagaCATACACCATGGAGGGAGACGAGTTTGACCAGACCCGAGGCGTCATTCCCAGAGCTGTGCAGCAAATTTTCAAAGCAGCTGAGAAACTAGGAGCACAAGGCTGGGAG TTCACCTTCACAGCAAGCTTTGTTGAAATCTACAACGAGACCCTGAAGGACCTCCTCTACACCGGCAAAGCCAGCAAGAGGCCTGAACATGAAATCCGAAAGTCAACCAACAATGAGGTGACCATCACCAACCTCACCTATGAAAAGGTCTCCAACGAGGATCAG GTCCTCGGACTGATTGCCCTGGCCAATCAGAACCGCTCCACAGCCCAGACGGCCCAGAACGACCGCTCCTCTCGCTCCCATTCAGTCTTCCAGTTGGATATCGAGGGAGTGAATTCGGGCAGGGATGTCAAATGCAAGT CCACTCTGTGCCTGGTGGACTTGGCTGGCAGTGAGCGAATGGTGAAGAGTCAGTCTCAGGGCGAGCGCTTCAAAGAGATGACGGCCATCAACGGTTCTCTGTCCAACCTCGGCCTCGTCATCACCGCGCTGGCCAACAAG GAGAGCTATGTTCCGTACAGAAACTCCAAGCTCACATACCTCCTGCAGGGCTGCTTAGGAGGAAACAGCAAGAC CCTGATGTTCGTGAACATCGCCCCAGAGGCCGACAGCTTCGGGGAAACGCTCAACTCCTTGAGGTTTGCCAGCAAG GTGAACGACTGTGTCATCGGGACTGCAAGTGCCAACAGGAAGTAG
- the znf384a gene encoding zinc finger protein 384a isoform X2 — MDDSHFNSSYFWSPIPTVQGQIENAMFLNKAKEQLGLEKANAASFSQSSTSSTSSPHYPMAVLAIPGSVDAGGGVRLVPKQEGSGGSAGGGGGGGHLHQTHTSQNVTVLPVPSTGIMTAAGLVITTSQGTLVPTASTQSFVAGPNTATTMIVSALHPSNTDKKQDFALPPAVVMPTPSKRGRKSKQHHTADPYDLSNDEDDHTSKDGPKSYRCRMCAVTFFSKSDMQIHAKSHTEAKPHKCPHCSKSFANSSYLSQHIRIHSGAKPYSCTYCQKTFRQLSHLQQHTRNHTESKPHKCPHCSKSFANSSYLSQHIRIHTGAKPYSCSYCQKTFRQLSHLQQHTRIHTGDRPYKCNHPGCEKAFTQLSNLQSHRRQHNKDKPFKCHNCNRGYTDAASLEVHLSTHTVKHAKLFSCGLCNRSYTSETYLMKHMRKHNPDPLTVAATVAAQQAQGLTPGGGGGRGRGRGRGRGGGAGRVSQLQSQNNPNNSNQNPNAGPQGSYQQSTEAVVQCPFDLHQYKTVAAGEIQYKPVSVADLPVVHKDLCLTVSTSAIQVEHMNS; from the exons ATGGACGATTCTCATTTCAACTCATCATACTTTTGGTCTCCTATCCCAACTGTACAAGGACAG ATTGAGAACGCCATGTTCCTGAACAAGGCAAAGGAGCAGCTAGGCCTGGAGAAGGCCAATGCAGCCTCCTTCTCTCAATCCTCTACGtcgtccacctcctccccccactACCCTATGGCTGTGCTCGCCATCCCCGGCTCAGTGGACGCAGGGGGCGGTGTTCGACTGGTCCCGAAACAGGAAGGAAGTGGGGGCAGCGCAGGGGGAGGTGGCGGAGGGGGGCACCTGCACCAAACGCACACCTCCCAGAACGTCACGGTTTTGCCTGTTCCCTCCACGGGCATCATGACTGCAG CGGGGTTAGTGATCACCACCTCTCAAGGCACACTGGTCCCCACTGCCTCCACGCAGTCCTTTGTAGCTGGACCCAACACTGCCACCACCATGATAGTGTCTGCACTGCACCCCTCAAACACAG ACAAGAAGCAGGACTTTGCCCTCCCTCCTGCTGTTGTAATGCCGACGCCATCGAAGCGAGGCAGGAAGAGCAAACAG CACCACACTGCTGATCCATACGACCTGTCAAATGATGAGGATGATCATACTAGCAAGGATGGCCCCAAATCCTACAG GTGTCGGATGTGTGCAGTGACATTCTTCAGCAAGTCCGACATGCAGATCCACGCCAAGTCCCACACCGAGGCCAAGCCCCACAAGTGCCCCCACTGCTCCAAGTCGTTTGCCAACTCCAGCTACCTGTCCCAGCACATCCGCATCCACAGCGGGGCCAAGCCCTACTCCTGCACCTACTGCCAGAAAACATTCAGGCAGCTCAGTCACCTACAGCAGCACACACG AAACCACACTGAGTCCAAGCCCCACAAGTGTCCCCACTGCTCCAAGTCGTTTGCCAACTCCAGCTACCTGTCCCAGCACATCCGCATCCACACTGGGGCCAAGCCCTACTCCTGCTCCTACTGCCAGAAAACATTCAGGCAGCTCAGTCACCTACAGCAGCACACACG GATTCACACCGGTGACCGGCCGTACAAGTGTAACCATCCTGGCTGTGAAAAAGCTTTCACTCAGTTGTCCAACCTACAG TCTCACCGTCGGCAGCACAACAAAGACAAGCCGTTCAAGTGCCACAACTGTAACCGGGGTTACACCGATGCTGCCAGCCTGGAGGTGCacctgtccacacacactgtcaaacaCGCCAAGCTCTTCTCCTGCGGCCTGTGTAACCGATCCTATACCTCG GAGACGTATCtaatgaaacacatgaggaagcACAACCCCGACCCACTAACAGTGGCAGCAACAGTAGCTGCTCAGCAGGCCCAGGGCCTGACGCCAGGCGGAGGAGGGGGCAGGGGCAGAGGCCGTGgccgagggagaggaggcggTGCAGGCAGAGTGAGCCAGCTCCAAAGCCAGAACAACCCAAATAATAGCAACCAGAACCCTAACGCAGGACCTCAAGGCAGCTACCAGCAATCCACGGAAGCTGTGGTTCAGTGTCCATTTGACCTGCATCAATACAAGACAGTGGCAGCCGGTGAGATCCAGTACAAACCGGTGTCGGTGGCAGACCTGCCGGTGGTCCACAAAGACCTTTGCCTCACCGTCTCCACATCAGCCATACAGGTGGAGCACATGAACTCATAG